In Oligoflexus sp., a single window of DNA contains:
- a CDS encoding metal-dependent hydrolase, translated as MDPIAHTLAGATLAQTGLRKLTPLATATLVIGANLPDIDGVMSFLGSDASLFYRRGLTHGIVAQLLLPLLLTAAILAFDRLVRRRHRTDLSPARPLQIMLLAYIGVISHPLLDWLNTYGVRLLMPFSGRWFYGDTLFIVDAWMWLLMGAAVVLGYSQTRWSQVLWIGLGLATSALVTGAAFVPWAAKLVWWLGILVIGALRIRGLSLSRQRMLALGCVAAFCLYLAATSAGNQQVQNKVRDWIRTNHGEDVTDVMTGPLPANPFYREVVAVSSTHYYGLLVPVFNHAEIEQRFERIPLPKQDPIIHKALSNPDIRGFVNWMRFPIYDVEVLEQGYRVVIRDLRYVRPDQNEGRGIGMVETFVPL; from the coding sequence TTGGACCCCATCGCCCATACTCTGGCTGGAGCTACTCTGGCTCAAACAGGTCTGCGTAAACTCACGCCTCTTGCCACGGCGACTCTGGTCATCGGCGCGAATCTTCCGGATATCGACGGTGTCATGAGTTTTTTGGGTTCGGATGCGTCTCTCTTTTACCGTCGGGGTCTGACCCATGGAATTGTCGCGCAATTGCTCCTGCCTCTTCTGCTGACCGCTGCTATCCTGGCTTTTGATCGCCTGGTACGAAGGCGACACCGCACGGATCTCAGCCCAGCCAGGCCCCTTCAAATCATGCTGCTGGCTTATATCGGAGTGATCAGTCATCCCCTTCTGGATTGGCTTAATACCTATGGCGTGCGCCTGCTCATGCCCTTCAGCGGACGCTGGTTTTATGGCGACACACTCTTTATTGTGGATGCCTGGATGTGGCTTCTCATGGGCGCTGCGGTTGTTCTGGGCTATTCCCAAACACGTTGGTCGCAGGTCCTTTGGATTGGTCTTGGCCTTGCCACATCCGCTCTTGTCACGGGAGCCGCCTTTGTACCTTGGGCCGCGAAGCTCGTGTGGTGGTTGGGTATTCTGGTGATTGGAGCTTTGCGTATCCGTGGCCTCTCCTTATCACGACAGAGAATGCTAGCTTTGGGATGCGTGGCAGCGTTTTGTCTTTATCTGGCTGCCACTTCCGCAGGAAATCAGCAGGTCCAGAACAAGGTCAGAGATTGGATTCGTACGAATCATGGTGAGGATGTTACAGACGTCATGACAGGACCTTTGCCTGCCAATCCATTTTATCGCGAAGTCGTTGCGGTGAGTTCCACGCACTACTATGGATTGCTGGTTCCTGTTTTCAATCATGCTGAGATAGAGCAACGCTTTGAACGCATACCGCTTCCCAAACAGGATCCCATCATTCATAAGGCGCTTTCCAACCCTGATATTCGTGGCTTTGTGAATTGGATGCGTTTTCCAATCTATGACGTAGAGGTGCTTGAACAGGGTTATCGAGTCGTGATTCGTGATCTCCGCTATGTGCGTCCTGATCAGAACGAAGGGAGGGGGATTGGAATGGTCGAAACTTTTGTTCCCCTTTGA